In a genomic window of Amycolatopsis japonica:
- a CDS encoding DUF5318 domain-containing protein yields the protein MRNQRQVVDYALQRRALLKGVHSGRVGTYDVCDAGPYLLRAAKFHGRPGEQDCPVCHREQLTLVSWVYGDELKHAAGSAKTPEELTRMDGLFAEFTVYEVEVCQSCHWNHLVRSYVLGTGEPGTTRPRTRSQRTAGQ from the coding sequence GTGCGAAACCAGCGGCAGGTCGTGGACTACGCCTTACAGCGGCGCGCGCTGCTCAAGGGCGTCCACTCCGGACGGGTCGGCACATACGACGTCTGCGACGCGGGCCCGTACCTCCTGCGGGCCGCGAAATTCCACGGCCGACCAGGCGAGCAGGACTGCCCGGTCTGCCACCGGGAGCAACTGACCCTGGTGTCCTGGGTGTACGGCGACGAGCTCAAGCACGCCGCCGGATCGGCCAAGACGCCGGAGGAACTGACGCGGATGGACGGGCTCTTCGCGGAGTTCACCGTCTACGAGGTCGAGGTCTGCCAGAGCTGTCACTGGAACCACTTGGTGCGGTCCTACGTCCTCGGAACAGGAGAACCGGGAACCACCCGGCCACGGACCCGGTCGCAGAGGACAGCGGGTCAGTGA
- a CDS encoding transglycosylase domain-containing protein, giving the protein MVRPVEPEPYEREPELITHHAHNGTEDPYGYDPYDDRYDDRHESTTLGAEGEDAYDDEPSEDGEDGEDGKKKVLTPKQRKKRRWRIIRRVLYAMFGLFVVVPAIAFVITYFLVDVPSQESVASLQSQPITLMYSDGSPMGKIAPASGGSRYLLQPGDVPEVVKKAVYAAEDSSFETNSGFDVGGILRAVYNNVTGGQGGGSTISQQYIKKATANEAPTLTRKWTELAKSFKMNNQMSKEEIITAYLNTIYFGRGANGIEAAAQAYFKKPAKELGASEAALLAGLIQGPSKSENEAYATRRWTFVMDQMVANKWLDPGARATATFPKPIPKAQAKADDAGTLSLHIRNRVIDELEARGYDQDRLHQGGYKITTTIDPKAQKMAEESVAEGMKGQTDENILNALVAVDPKTGGVVAYWGGPDWTKNAQGQDVQAMDWANVPHNPGSAFKAFDLTAFLKMGKGLGETFDGSNNRKFDGRTIRNAGESSNCGPQCTVAEAMKVSANTVFYDMVRNETKIDPVAKAAKEAGVIVEADGGKAKLSPDINIALGGGGTVTTAEDMAAGFATFAGEGVRQKQHFVAKLTNSQDEVEFDETAPKGAPAFSDDAAKSKQIAGNVTDALEEVIPYSKLKCPKGHECAGKTGTQQYDPKKDDPPSYRDRNAQTWMVGYTPSISTAVWVGGDGNKPLHDKNNKPVYGRTIAGPIWEDFMSRYMTGKPSEKFESVKPIGKDARSVPTTTAQKPPETSTPTETPTTTPTPTTPTEPTETEPTKPTKPTKPSWTRPGPGTSDPLFPNGEDP; this is encoded by the coding sequence ATGGTCCGGCCGGTCGAGCCGGAACCGTACGAGCGCGAGCCCGAGCTCATCACGCATCACGCGCACAACGGCACCGAAGACCCGTACGGCTACGACCCGTACGACGATCGCTATGACGATCGTCACGAAAGCACCACGCTCGGCGCCGAGGGCGAAGACGCCTATGACGACGAGCCCTCCGAAGACGGAGAAGACGGAGAAGACGGCAAGAAGAAGGTCCTCACGCCGAAGCAGCGCAAGAAGCGTCGCTGGCGGATCATCCGCCGGGTCCTCTACGCGATGTTCGGCCTCTTCGTCGTGGTGCCCGCGATCGCGTTCGTCATCACCTACTTCCTGGTGGACGTCCCGTCGCAGGAAAGCGTCGCGAGCCTGCAGAGCCAGCCGATCACGCTGATGTACTCGGACGGCAGCCCGATGGGCAAGATCGCGCCCGCCAGCGGCGGAAGCCGGTACCTTCTGCAGCCGGGCGACGTCCCGGAGGTGGTCAAGAAGGCCGTGTACGCGGCCGAGGACTCGTCGTTCGAGACCAACTCCGGTTTCGACGTCGGCGGCATCCTGCGCGCGGTCTACAACAACGTCACCGGCGGCCAGGGCGGCGGTTCGACGATCTCCCAGCAGTACATCAAGAAGGCCACGGCCAACGAGGCGCCGACGCTCACCCGTAAATGGACCGAGCTGGCCAAATCCTTCAAGATGAACAACCAGATGTCCAAAGAGGAGATCATCACCGCCTACCTCAACACCATCTACTTCGGTCGCGGCGCGAACGGCATCGAAGCGGCCGCGCAGGCCTACTTCAAGAAGCCGGCCAAGGAACTCGGTGCGTCCGAGGCCGCCCTGCTCGCCGGCCTGATCCAGGGCCCGAGCAAGTCCGAGAACGAGGCCTACGCCACCAGGCGGTGGACCTTCGTGATGGACCAGATGGTGGCGAACAAGTGGCTCGACCCGGGTGCGCGCGCCACCGCGACCTTCCCGAAGCCGATCCCGAAGGCGCAGGCGAAGGCCGACGACGCCGGGACGCTGAGCCTGCACATCCGCAACCGCGTGATCGACGAGCTCGAAGCGCGCGGCTACGACCAGGACCGGCTGCACCAGGGCGGCTACAAGATCACCACGACGATCGACCCCAAGGCGCAGAAGATGGCCGAGGAGTCCGTCGCCGAGGGGATGAAGGGCCAGACGGACGAGAACATCCTGAACGCGCTGGTCGCGGTCGATCCCAAGACCGGCGGCGTGGTCGCGTACTGGGGCGGCCCGGACTGGACGAAGAACGCGCAGGGCCAGGACGTCCAGGCGATGGACTGGGCGAACGTGCCGCACAACCCCGGTTCGGCGTTCAAGGCCTTCGACCTGACCGCCTTCCTCAAGATGGGCAAGGGTCTCGGCGAGACCTTCGACGGTTCCAACAACCGGAAGTTCGACGGCCGCACGATCCGGAACGCGGGCGAGAGCTCCAACTGCGGGCCGCAATGCACGGTCGCCGAGGCGATGAAGGTCTCCGCGAACACCGTGTTCTACGACATGGTCCGCAACGAGACGAAGATCGACCCGGTGGCGAAGGCCGCGAAGGAAGCCGGCGTGATAGTGGAGGCCGACGGCGGCAAGGCGAAGCTGAGCCCCGACATCAACATCGCGCTCGGCGGTGGTGGCACGGTCACCACCGCGGAGGACATGGCGGCCGGCTTCGCCACCTTCGCCGGTGAAGGTGTCCGGCAGAAGCAGCACTTCGTCGCGAAGCTGACCAACTCCCAGGACGAGGTCGAGTTCGACGAGACCGCTCCCAAGGGCGCTCCCGCCTTCAGCGACGACGCCGCCAAGAGCAAGCAGATCGCCGGCAACGTCACCGACGCGCTCGAAGAGGTCATCCCGTACTCGAAGCTCAAGTGCCCGAAGGGGCACGAGTGCGCGGGCAAGACCGGGACCCAGCAGTACGACCCAAAGAAGGACGACCCGCCGAGCTATCGCGATCGCAACGCCCAGACCTGGATGGTGGGCTACACGCCGAGCATCTCGACCGCGGTGTGGGTCGGCGGCGACGGCAACAAGCCGCTGCACGACAAGAACAACAAGCCGGTCTACGGCCGGACCATCGCCGGCCCGATCTGGGAAGACTTCATGTCCCGGTACATGACCGGCAAGCCGTCGGAGAAGTTCGAGAGCGTCAAGCCGATCGGCAAGGACGCGCGTTCCGTGCCGACGACGACGGCGCAGAAGCCGCCGGAGACGTCGACGCCGACCGAGACGCCGACGACCACCCCGACGCCGACGACTCCCACCGAGCCGACGGAGACGGAGCCGACGAAACCGACCAAGCCCACGAAGCCGAGCTGGACGAGGCCGGGGCCGGGGACTTCGGATCCGTTGTTCCCGAACGGCGAAGATCCGTGA
- a CDS encoding transglycosylase domain-containing protein, which translates to MNDDPHGGWPGQDPDPARRPQRPAGPPRRPAGPPPGYGQRPGPGPQGQAPWQRQGPSQQQPPPPRRPQRPPVAPQHEPDLITHHEHNGTADRGYDEPYDDEQYGPETDENGKPILTPAQRKKRRWRRIRRVLLALFCLFVVIPAIAFVITYFAVDVPSPQSVAATQGQAVTYYYADNTEMGKDVPKGGNRHILTPEQIPDIVKKAVIATEDASFETNSGFDIGGILRAVYNQVTAGKGGGSTISQQYIKVASGDDESSLARKWTELAKSFKMNQTYEKKDIISAYLNIIYFGRGAYGIESAAQSFFGKPAGELNASEAALLAGLIQQPGRSENPKVANERWTVALNRMVQNGFLSAADRANLQFPTPIPQTDKEQAGVVNPFIRDKVKDELAANGITADVYYRGGYKVYTTIDPKAQAAAEQAVADGMKGQTDENLLNALVAIDPKTGGVKAYYGGPSIVKGPNGQDQKGRDWANTPQNPGSSMKPFDLTAYMQLGKGGINSTFDGSNNRQFGKQTIRNAGPGSTCSQQCTVSEAMQRSANTVFYDMVVNVTKPGPVAQAAKDAGVKPAPDGTSELFADNNIALGGGKTVITPEDMAAAYATFAGDGQRRDKHFIVKVTNSQDEAAYSAPEEAKPAFADDSDKSKQIAGNVTESLKGVIPFSKLKCPNNHECAGKTGTQQHTYRQGEPASAKDANSQTWMVGYTPSISAAVWVGGDGDKALKGKNGKSIFGSTIAGPIWQKFLSLYLNGKPGERFDKVKIIGGDDSNTVPSTQTPPDDDEGSTETGTPSTGPSTGSSSSRNEEDPPSSSKNPPSSSENNEEGGNGGPPGRGGRGDTE; encoded by the coding sequence GTGAACGACGATCCCCACGGCGGATGGCCAGGTCAGGACCCTGACCCCGCCCGTCGTCCGCAACGCCCGGCCGGACCGCCCCGTCGTCCCGCCGGTCCGCCCCCGGGATACGGACAGCGCCCGGGTCCCGGCCCGCAGGGGCAAGCGCCGTGGCAGCGCCAGGGTCCGTCCCAGCAGCAGCCGCCGCCCCCGCGTCGTCCGCAGCGGCCGCCGGTCGCGCCGCAGCACGAACCGGACCTCATCACGCATCACGAGCACAACGGCACCGCCGACCGCGGCTACGACGAGCCGTACGACGATGAGCAGTACGGCCCGGAGACCGACGAGAACGGGAAGCCGATCCTCACCCCGGCCCAGCGCAAGAAGCGCCGGTGGAGACGCATCCGGCGGGTGCTGCTCGCGCTGTTCTGCCTCTTCGTCGTCATCCCGGCGATCGCGTTCGTGATCACCTACTTCGCCGTCGACGTGCCGTCGCCGCAGTCCGTCGCGGCCACGCAGGGCCAGGCGGTGACGTACTACTACGCCGACAACACCGAGATGGGCAAGGACGTCCCCAAGGGCGGCAACCGGCACATCCTGACGCCGGAGCAGATCCCGGACATCGTCAAGAAGGCCGTCATCGCCACCGAGGACGCCTCCTTCGAGACCAACTCCGGTTTCGACATCGGCGGCATCCTGCGCGCGGTCTACAACCAGGTGACCGCGGGCAAGGGCGGTGGTTCGACCATCTCCCAGCAGTACATCAAGGTCGCCAGCGGGGACGACGAATCGTCGCTCGCCCGTAAATGGACCGAGCTCGCCAAATCCTTCAAGATGAACCAGACGTACGAGAAGAAGGACATCATCTCGGCGTATCTGAACATCATCTACTTCGGGCGCGGCGCATACGGCATCGAGTCGGCCGCGCAGTCGTTCTTCGGCAAGCCCGCGGGCGAACTCAACGCCTCCGAGGCGGCACTGCTCGCGGGCCTCATCCAGCAGCCGGGCCGCTCGGAGAACCCGAAGGTCGCGAACGAACGCTGGACCGTCGCGCTGAACCGCATGGTGCAGAACGGTTTCCTCTCCGCCGCCGACCGCGCGAACCTGCAGTTCCCGACGCCGATCCCGCAGACCGACAAGGAGCAGGCGGGCGTGGTCAACCCGTTCATCCGCGACAAGGTCAAGGATGAGCTCGCCGCGAACGGCATCACCGCCGACGTCTATTACCGGGGCGGCTACAAGGTCTACACGACCATCGACCCGAAGGCGCAGGCCGCGGCCGAGCAGGCGGTGGCCGACGGGATGAAGGGCCAGACCGACGAGAACCTGCTCAACGCGCTCGTCGCGATCGATCCCAAGACCGGCGGTGTGAAGGCGTACTACGGCGGCCCGTCCATCGTGAAGGGCCCCAACGGCCAGGACCAGAAGGGCCGGGACTGGGCGAACACGCCACAGAACCCCGGATCGTCGATGAAGCCGTTCGACCTCACCGCGTACATGCAGCTCGGCAAGGGCGGGATCAACTCGACGTTCGACGGGTCCAACAACCGGCAGTTCGGGAAGCAGACGATCCGGAACGCCGGTCCCGGCAGCACCTGTTCGCAGCAGTGCACGGTGTCCGAGGCGATGCAACGGTCGGCCAACACGGTGTTCTACGACATGGTCGTGAACGTGACCAAACCCGGGCCGGTGGCACAGGCCGCCAAGGACGCCGGGGTGAAACCCGCCCCCGACGGCACCTCGGAACTGTTCGCCGACAACAACATCGCGCTCGGCGGCGGCAAGACGGTCATCACCCCGGAGGACATGGCCGCCGCGTACGCCACCTTCGCGGGCGACGGCCAGCGCCGGGACAAGCACTTCATCGTCAAGGTGACCAACTCGCAGGACGAGGCCGCGTACTCGGCTCCGGAAGAGGCGAAGCCTGCGTTCGCCGACGACTCCGACAAGAGCAAGCAGATCGCCGGCAACGTCACCGAGTCGCTCAAGGGTGTCATCCCGTTCTCGAAGCTCAAGTGCCCCAACAACCACGAGTGCGCCGGCAAGACCGGGACCCAGCAGCACACCTACCGGCAGGGCGAGCCCGCGTCGGCCAAGGACGCCAACTCGCAGACCTGGATGGTCGGCTACACGCCGTCGATCTCGGCCGCGGTGTGGGTCGGCGGCGACGGTGACAAGGCGCTGAAGGGCAAGAACGGCAAGTCGATCTTCGGTTCGACGATCGCCGGGCCGATCTGGCAGAAGTTCCTTTCCCTGTACCTGAACGGGAAACCGGGGGAGCGCTTCGACAAGGTCAAGATCATCGGCGGGGACGACAGCAACACCGTCCCGTCGACGCAGACCCCGCCGGACGACGACGAGGGTTCGACCGAGACCGGCACGCCGTCGACGGGTCCCTCGACCGGATCTTCGTCTTCGCGGAACGAAGAGGATCCGCCTTCGAGCTCGAAGAACCCGCCTTCGTCCAGTGAGAACAACGAAGAGGGCGGCAACGGAGGCCCGCCGGGCCGGGGCGGCAGAGGCGATACCGAATAG
- a CDS encoding Gfo/Idh/MocA family oxidoreductase, translating to MADLRVGIFGYGTGGRVFHAPLVDATPGLTPAAIVTSNPDRVAQARADHPAADVLPDADALFAKAGELDLVVVSTPNRTHVPLALQAIEAGLPVVVDKPFAPTAAEAAKVVEAAKAKGVGLTVFQNRRFDSDFLTVRKVLETGRLGDVFRFESRYDRWVPKPRDNWREFGDPAEAGGLLYDLGAHIVDQALQLFGPVSDVYAEVDRRRAGVSVDDDAFVALRHTNGVRSHLWASALAGTRNPRFRVLGDKATFTKYGLDVQEPQIKDGLRPGDPGWGVEPESDAGVLGVNDDVETVPTEVGRYEDFYAQVRDALLGKGGFPVDPASAVETLRVIEAAHLAGAERRVVTL from the coding sequence ATGGCTGACTTGCGAGTGGGGATCTTCGGATACGGCACCGGCGGACGCGTCTTCCACGCGCCGCTGGTCGACGCGACACCGGGGCTGACCCCGGCCGCCATCGTCACCTCGAACCCGGACCGGGTCGCGCAGGCACGCGCCGACCACCCGGCCGCCGACGTGCTGCCGGACGCGGACGCGTTGTTCGCGAAGGCCGGCGAGCTGGACTTGGTCGTCGTCAGCACGCCGAACCGCACGCACGTCCCACTCGCGCTCCAGGCGATCGAGGCGGGTTTGCCTGTCGTCGTCGACAAGCCCTTCGCGCCGACGGCGGCCGAAGCGGCGAAGGTCGTCGAAGCCGCGAAGGCCAAGGGCGTCGGGCTGACGGTGTTCCAGAACCGCCGGTTCGACTCGGACTTCCTCACCGTCCGGAAGGTCCTCGAAACCGGCCGTCTCGGCGACGTCTTCCGCTTCGAGTCACGCTACGACCGCTGGGTGCCGAAGCCGCGGGACAACTGGCGCGAGTTCGGCGACCCCGCCGAGGCGGGCGGGCTCCTCTACGACCTCGGCGCGCATATCGTCGACCAGGCGCTGCAGCTGTTCGGCCCGGTTTCCGATGTCTACGCGGAGGTCGACAGGCGCCGCGCCGGGGTGTCGGTCGACGACGACGCCTTCGTCGCGCTTCGGCACACCAACGGCGTGCGATCGCACCTGTGGGCGTCCGCGCTCGCGGGCACCCGGAACCCGCGATTCCGCGTGCTCGGCGACAAGGCGACCTTCACCAAGTACGGCCTCGACGTCCAGGAGCCGCAGATCAAGGACGGGCTGCGGCCCGGCGACCCCGGCTGGGGCGTCGAACCGGAGTCGGACGCCGGCGTGCTCGGCGTGAACGACGACGTCGAGACCGTGCCCACCGAGGTCGGCCGCTACGAGGACTTCTACGCGCAGGTGCGCGACGCGCTGCTCGGCAAGGGCGGCTTCCCGGTCGATCCCGCCTCCGCCGTGGAGACGCTCCGGGTCATCGAAGCCGCCCACCTCGCGGGTGCCGAACGGCGCGTCGTCACCCTCTAG
- a CDS encoding ROK family transcriptional regulator, producing the protein MPETGVNLRGLRQHNRTLLLTHILRAGGLSRVELAERTRLTQQAVSKIVPELLEAGLLDEERQPASGVGKPRTLLRVRANARHALGAQLDRDSYRVVMTDLTGRIIASRGGPLAPGFTPDQAVAALGEATEALTDGVEGVLGLGVGSVGPLDHHEGVVRDATNMPGWHHVPLRDLLAKRTGLPVRLDKNTNAAAFAQHWPEGDQAATAVVLVGTGIGVGLLIDGRLYRGPRTNAGEFGHTTLAFDGPRCACGRRGCVEVLHNAAATTEEAAGLLAIGLADLVQVLDLERVVLTGRSVRAAPEVYRDTVAERLRELLPLPHWQRIQVDLDEMGDDVVAFGAAAEVLAGFYESGDIT; encoded by the coding sequence ATGCCGGAGACCGGGGTCAATCTGCGCGGCCTGCGCCAGCACAATCGGACACTGCTGCTCACGCACATCCTGCGCGCGGGCGGCCTCAGCCGCGTCGAACTCGCCGAGCGCACCCGGCTCACCCAGCAGGCCGTCTCGAAGATCGTGCCCGAACTGCTCGAAGCCGGCCTGCTGGACGAAGAACGCCAGCCCGCGTCGGGTGTCGGCAAGCCACGCACCCTGCTGCGCGTCCGCGCGAACGCCCGGCACGCGCTCGGCGCCCAGCTCGACCGGGACTCCTACCGGGTGGTCATGACCGACCTGACCGGGAGGATCATCGCGTCGCGCGGCGGGCCGCTGGCCCCCGGATTCACCCCCGACCAGGCCGTTGCCGCCCTCGGCGAAGCGACCGAAGCGCTAACCGACGGCGTCGAGGGTGTCCTCGGCCTCGGCGTCGGCAGCGTCGGCCCGCTCGATCACCACGAAGGAGTGGTCCGGGACGCCACGAACATGCCCGGCTGGCACCACGTGCCCCTACGCGACCTGCTCGCGAAGCGCACCGGACTGCCCGTGCGGCTCGACAAGAACACCAACGCCGCCGCCTTCGCGCAGCACTGGCCGGAGGGCGACCAGGCCGCGACCGCCGTCGTGCTCGTCGGCACCGGGATCGGCGTCGGCCTGCTGATCGACGGCAGGCTGTACCGCGGGCCGCGGACCAACGCCGGCGAGTTCGGGCATACGACGCTCGCCTTCGACGGACCGCGCTGCGCGTGCGGCCGCCGCGGCTGCGTGGAGGTGCTGCACAACGCGGCGGCGACCACGGAAGAGGCGGCAGGCCTGCTGGCGATCGGGCTCGCCGACCTCGTCCAGGTGCTCGACCTCGAACGTGTCGTGCTGACCGGACGTTCGGTCCGCGCGGCACCCGAGGTGTACCGCGACACCGTCGCGGAGCGACTGCGGGAGCTCCTGCCTTTGCCGCACTGGCAACGGATCCAGGTCGACCTCGACGAGATGGGCGACGACGTCGTGGCGTTCGGCGCGGCGGCGGAGGTGCTGGCCGGGTTCTACGAGAGCGGCGACATCACCTAG
- a CDS encoding glycosyltransferase family 87 protein gives MSDQTTQPEAPLSLTPGERVIPSWNEPLVAAATRPIGGPLGEHAAVGRHWFWSPQRVGLLLACLALVLSWFGKASCIQQYTDDSGTHQLDWRAGRPFVAMCYSDIIPLYSSERLNNSDTFPYVTSWTENAGTAKETTRYMEYPVATGLFQWINAKLTEAWLSVAEAGWLPGALPVAVYFNISALWLALAWLVTVWATGRSLKRRPWDAALVAISPLVLVHVFTNFDAIATAFTATALLAWARRRPEIAGFLLGLGAAAKLYPLLLLIPLLFLCLRAGKVKQWALAAGLAVATFVVVNVPFALAAPTGWWEFFRLNTARPMDPDSLYNVISHLSGWAGFDGKLATGETPVVLNAVVAVLFLAACAGIGYVTLKAPRRPRLGQLAFLVVAAFLLTNKVWSPQYSLWLVPLAVLAIPRWRLLLGWMILDALVWAPRMMYYLGVDNKGLPQDWFLGAVVVRDLAVVGLCALVIRDIHQPRKDPVRAAGDDDPIGGFLDGAPDLRAVKPASTPQAQDVRA, from the coding sequence GTGTCCGACCAGACGACCCAGCCCGAGGCTCCGCTCTCCCTCACCCCCGGCGAGCGGGTCATCCCGAGCTGGAACGAACCGCTCGTGGCCGCGGCCACCCGCCCGATCGGCGGCCCGCTCGGCGAGCACGCGGCCGTGGGGCGGCACTGGTTCTGGTCGCCGCAGCGGGTCGGGCTGCTGCTGGCCTGCCTCGCGCTGGTGCTCTCGTGGTTCGGCAAGGCGTCGTGCATCCAGCAGTACACCGACGACTCCGGCACCCATCAGCTCGACTGGCGGGCGGGCCGCCCGTTCGTCGCGATGTGCTACTCGGACATCATCCCGCTCTACAGCTCCGAGCGGCTGAACAACTCCGACACCTTCCCGTACGTGACTTCGTGGACCGAAAACGCGGGAACGGCGAAGGAGACCACGCGGTACATGGAGTACCCGGTGGCGACCGGGCTGTTCCAGTGGATCAACGCGAAGCTCACCGAAGCCTGGCTCTCGGTCGCGGAAGCGGGCTGGCTGCCCGGCGCGCTCCCGGTGGCCGTGTACTTCAACATCTCGGCTCTGTGGCTCGCGCTGGCCTGGCTGGTCACGGTGTGGGCGACCGGCCGATCGCTGAAACGCCGCCCGTGGGACGCCGCACTGGTCGCGATCTCGCCGCTGGTGCTGGTGCACGTCTTCACCAACTTCGACGCCATCGCGACCGCGTTCACCGCGACCGCGCTGCTCGCGTGGGCACGGCGACGGCCCGAGATCGCCGGATTCCTGCTCGGGCTCGGCGCGGCGGCGAAGCTGTATCCGCTGCTCCTGCTCATCCCGCTGCTCTTCCTGTGCCTGCGCGCGGGCAAGGTCAAACAGTGGGCGCTCGCCGCCGGGCTCGCCGTGGCGACGTTCGTCGTGGTCAACGTCCCGTTCGCGCTCGCCGCGCCGACCGGCTGGTGGGAGTTCTTCCGGCTCAACACGGCACGCCCGATGGACCCGGACTCGCTCTACAACGTGATCTCCCATCTTTCCGGCTGGGCCGGTTTCGACGGGAAACTCGCCACGGGCGAGACACCGGTCGTGCTCAACGCCGTCGTCGCGGTGCTGTTCCTCGCCGCCTGCGCCGGCATCGGCTACGTCACGCTGAAGGCGCCGCGCCGTCCGAGGCTCGGTCAGCTCGCGTTCCTCGTGGTGGCCGCGTTCCTGCTCACCAACAAGGTGTGGAGCCCGCAGTACTCGCTCTGGCTGGTCCCGCTGGCGGTGCTCGCGATCCCGCGCTGGCGGCTGCTGCTCGGCTGGATGATCCTCGACGCGCTGGTCTGGGCGCCGCGGATGATGTACTACCTCGGCGTCGACAACAAAGGCCTGCCCCAGGACTGGTTCCTGGGCGCCGTCGTGGTCCGCGACCTGGCGGTGGTCGGCCTTTGCGCGCTGGTGATCCGCGACATCCACCAGCCACGCAAAGACCCGGTCCGCGCCGCCGGGGACGACGATCCGATCGGCGGATTCCTCGACGGCGCCCCCGACCTACGCGCGGTCAAGCCCGCTTCAACACCTCAGGCCCAGGACGTTCGAGCCTGA
- a CDS encoding deoxyribonuclease IV, which produces MKIGAHVRDDDPLSAVAEREAEVLQFFLSDPQGWKAPKPHPHGEAIKESPVEVFIHSPYLINVASLNNRIRIPSRKNVTQHANGAAEIGAKGLVVHGGHVGAGADVEEGLVNWRKLFEREQEKGGFAVPILIENTAGGDNAMTRDLDTIARLWDKVGEFGAGFCFDTCHAYAAGWDLTEAVKKVKAITGRIDLVHLNNSRDEFGSTRDRHANVVGGDGTIDPEVLAAVAAEAGAPVVVETPADGQAADIAFVRERVASA; this is translated from the coding sequence ATGAAAATCGGTGCCCATGTCCGCGACGACGATCCCCTCTCCGCGGTCGCCGAACGCGAGGCCGAGGTCCTCCAGTTCTTCCTTTCCGACCCGCAGGGCTGGAAAGCTCCCAAACCCCACCCGCACGGCGAAGCGATCAAGGAATCGCCGGTCGAGGTGTTCATCCATTCGCCGTATCTGATCAACGTGGCGTCGTTGAACAACCGCATCCGCATCCCGTCTCGGAAGAACGTCACCCAGCACGCGAACGGTGCCGCCGAAATCGGCGCGAAAGGGCTCGTCGTGCACGGCGGCCACGTCGGTGCGGGCGCGGACGTCGAAGAGGGCCTCGTCAACTGGCGCAAGCTTTTCGAGCGGGAACAGGAAAAGGGCGGTTTCGCCGTGCCGATCCTGATCGAGAACACCGCGGGCGGCGACAACGCGATGACCCGCGACCTCGACACGATCGCCCGGCTCTGGGACAAGGTCGGCGAATTCGGCGCGGGTTTCTGTTTCGACACCTGCCACGCGTACGCGGCGGGCTGGGATCTGACCGAGGCGGTCAAGAAGGTCAAGGCCATCACCGGCCGGATCGACCTGGTGCACCTCAACAATTCGCGTGACGAGTTCGGTTCCACGCGGGATCGGCACGCCAACGTCGTCGGCGGCGACGGCACGATCGATCCCGAGGTTCTGGCCGCCGTCGCGGCCGAAGCGGGTGCGCCCGTGGTCGTCGAGACCCCGGCCGACGGGCAGGCCGCGGACATCGCCTTCGTCCGGGAGCGCGTCGCGTCCGCCTGA